From the Caballeronia sp. NK8 genome, one window contains:
- the gcvT gene encoding glycine cleavage system aminomethyltransferase GcvT, with amino-acid sequence MTSLQHTPLHAAHLALNARMVDFGGWDMPVNYGSQIDEHRAVRTDAGMFDVSHMRVVDFEGEAVRDFFRYAIANNVDKLTTPGKALYSCLLDGNGGVIDDLIVYYFSETRFRVVVNAGTAEKDIAWFGQLNAEGEFNLSITPRRDLAIIAVQGPNAREKAWQVLPDTRAQTQDIKPFNAVVFPSTQYGELMLARTGYTGEDGFEIVVPATHVEALWNALAVAGVKPAGLGARDTLRLEAGMNLYGQDMDEKISPLDAGLAWTVDLKTERDFVGRSALEAHGSKANFVGLVLIKENGKAGGVLRAHQKVVTQHGDGEITSGTFSPSMQESIAFARVPTAVAAGDTVQVVIRDKQLPARVVKLPFVRNGKVLVDLS; translated from the coding sequence ATGACTTCTCTTCAACACACGCCCCTGCACGCTGCCCACCTCGCGCTCAATGCGCGCATGGTCGATTTCGGCGGCTGGGACATGCCCGTCAACTACGGTTCGCAGATCGACGAGCATCGCGCCGTACGCACCGACGCCGGCATGTTCGACGTGTCGCACATGCGCGTCGTCGATTTCGAGGGCGAAGCCGTCCGCGATTTCTTCAGGTACGCGATCGCCAATAACGTCGACAAACTCACGACGCCCGGCAAGGCGCTCTACTCGTGTCTGCTCGACGGCAACGGCGGTGTGATCGACGACCTGATCGTCTACTACTTCTCCGAAACGCGCTTTCGCGTCGTCGTGAATGCGGGGACGGCGGAGAAGGACATCGCCTGGTTCGGGCAGTTGAACGCCGAAGGCGAATTCAATCTTTCCATCACGCCGCGCCGCGATCTCGCGATCATCGCCGTGCAAGGCCCGAATGCGCGCGAAAAGGCCTGGCAAGTGCTGCCGGATACGCGCGCTCAAACTCAGGACATCAAGCCGTTCAACGCCGTCGTGTTTCCATCGACGCAATACGGCGAGCTGATGCTCGCGCGCACCGGCTACACCGGCGAGGACGGTTTCGAGATCGTCGTCCCGGCGACGCATGTCGAAGCGCTGTGGAACGCGCTCGCCGTCGCCGGCGTGAAGCCGGCCGGCCTCGGCGCGCGCGACACGCTGCGTCTCGAAGCGGGCATGAATCTGTACGGCCAGGACATGGACGAGAAGATTTCACCGCTCGACGCCGGCCTCGCCTGGACCGTCGATCTGAAAACGGAGCGCGATTTCGTCGGCCGCAGCGCGCTGGAGGCGCACGGTTCGAAGGCGAACTTCGTCGGGCTCGTGCTGATCAAGGAAAACGGCAAGGCGGGCGGCGTGCTGCGCGCGCATCAGAAAGTCGTCACGCAACACGGCGACGGCGAAATCACGAGCGGCACCTTTTCGCCGTCGATGCAGGAGTCGATCGCGTTCGCGCGCGTGCCGACGGCCGTTGCCGCCGGGGACACGGTGCAGGTCGTCATCCGCGACAAGCAACTGCCCGCGCGCGTGGTAAAACTTCCGTTCGTGCGCAACGGCAAGGTTCTCGTCGACCTCTCCTGA
- a CDS encoding oxidoreductase, which yields MNTALKVGVMGYGLAGATFHAPVIEHCGRAEVTAIATSQAERAQADYPNAQIVADFDALLAVDGLECVVVATPNDTHFDLAHRALSAVKHVVVDKPVTLSARDARTLADLAQQKGLVFAPFHNRRWDGDFMTVRALIESGRLGRITHYESHFDRFRPKVPQRWREEAERGGGLLFDLGPHLIDQALTLFGAPQTVTAFVKVHRDHAHAPDYVHLVLGYDDKEVILHASALAALEPPRFAIHGTRGSYVKNGLDTQEDQLRAGMRPGNPEFAKNPPGVLREVDGDLDLRHEFATKDGAYIEFYRALAASIQEGKPFPVSPQDAVDTMTIIELAIQSEREGRRVAFQRIA from the coding sequence ATGAACACAGCACTCAAAGTCGGCGTAATGGGTTACGGCCTCGCCGGGGCGACGTTTCACGCGCCCGTCATCGAGCACTGCGGCCGGGCGGAAGTCACGGCCATCGCGACGAGCCAGGCAGAGCGCGCACAGGCTGATTATCCGAACGCGCAGATCGTCGCGGATTTCGACGCGCTGCTCGCCGTCGACGGGCTCGAATGCGTCGTCGTCGCGACGCCGAACGACACGCACTTCGATCTCGCGCACCGCGCGCTGTCGGCGGTTAAGCACGTGGTCGTCGACAAACCCGTCACGCTGTCCGCGCGCGACGCCCGCACGCTCGCCGATCTCGCGCAGCAAAAAGGCCTCGTGTTCGCGCCGTTTCATAATCGCCGCTGGGATGGCGATTTCATGACGGTGCGCGCGCTCATCGAGAGCGGGCGGCTCGGGCGCATCACGCATTACGAATCGCATTTCGACCGTTTTCGCCCGAAAGTGCCGCAGCGCTGGCGCGAGGAAGCGGAGCGCGGCGGCGGCCTGTTGTTCGATCTGGGGCCGCATCTGATCGATCAGGCGCTCACGCTGTTCGGCGCGCCGCAGACAGTGACGGCGTTTGTGAAGGTGCACCGGGATCACGCGCACGCGCCGGATTATGTGCATCTCGTGCTCGGCTACGACGACAAGGAAGTGATCCTGCACGCGAGCGCGCTCGCGGCGCTGGAGCCGCCGCGGTTCGCGATCCACGGCACGCGCGGCAGCTACGTGAAGAACGGACTCGATACGCAGGAAGATCAGTTGCGCGCGGGCATGAGGCCGGGGAATCCGGAGTTTGCGAAGAATCCGCCGGGCGTGCTTCGCGAAGTCGACGGCGATCTCGATCTGCGTCATGAATTCGCCACGAAGGATGGCGCGTATATCGAGTTTTATCGGGCGCTGGCGGCTTCGATTCAGGAGGGCAAGCCGTTTCCGGTTTCGCCGCAGGACGCGGTCGATACGATGACCATCATCGAACTGGCGATTCAGAGTGAGAGGGAAGGAAGGCGGGTGGCGTTCCAGCGGATCGCCTGA
- a CDS encoding UvrD-helicase domain-containing protein — translation MSAGLNAAQSEAVRYLDGPCLVLAGAGSGKTRVITQKIAHLIEGRGFEPKHIAALTFTNKAALEMRERTAKLLEGKTLTTPGKEGRKIPVNQLTICTFHSLGVQIMRQEAEHVGLKPQFSIMDSDDCFGMVQEQLGTTDKGLIRKVQSTISLWKNAMVSPDQAAVLASNEDEHQAAIVFRSYAATLHAYQALDFDDLILRPAQLFAQNEQVRDKWQNRLRYLLIDEYQDTNACQYELLKQLAGPRAAFTAVGDDDQAIYGWRGATLENLAQLGKDFPKLHVVKLEQNYRSTVRILTAANNVIANNPKLFEKKLWSEHGMGDTITVTGCNDEEHEAESVVFRLSAHKFERRTQFRDYAILYRGNFQARIFEQVLRRERIPYVLSGGQSFFDKAEIKDLIAYLRLIANPDDDPAFIRAITTPRRGVGNTTLEALGAFAGAAKVSLFEAVFMGGIEARLSARQVEPLRTFCEWIRRLSDRAARDPATEVLDDMMEAIHYEAYLYDAYDERQAQSKWQNVLEFLEWLKRKGTKPEAAPGTEQTGYDTADGFADEGKNLLGLIQTVALMSMLEGKDEDPDAVRLSTVHASKGLEYPHVFLVGVEEGIMPHRGGSDDDAPIDDARIEEERRLMYVAITRAQRSLHLNWCKKRKRARETVVCEPSRFIPEMLLDDAPPPTAEEKPLSPKDRMAMLKAMLQKS, via the coding sequence ATGTCCGCAGGTCTGAACGCCGCGCAAAGCGAAGCCGTGCGCTATCTCGACGGTCCCTGTCTCGTGCTCGCCGGCGCCGGCAGCGGCAAGACGCGCGTGATCACGCAGAAGATCGCGCATCTGATCGAAGGACGCGGCTTCGAGCCGAAGCACATCGCCGCGCTCACCTTCACGAACAAGGCCGCGCTCGAAATGCGCGAACGCACCGCGAAGCTGCTCGAAGGCAAGACGCTCACGACGCCCGGCAAGGAAGGCCGCAAGATTCCCGTCAATCAGTTGACGATCTGCACCTTTCACTCGCTCGGCGTGCAGATCATGCGCCAGGAAGCGGAGCACGTCGGACTGAAGCCGCAGTTCTCGATCATGGATTCGGACGATTGCTTCGGCATGGTTCAGGAACAGCTCGGCACGACGGACAAGGGGCTGATCCGCAAAGTGCAGTCGACGATCTCGCTGTGGAAAAACGCGATGGTCTCGCCCGATCAGGCCGCCGTGCTCGCGAGCAACGAGGACGAGCATCAGGCCGCGATCGTCTTTCGCAGCTATGCGGCGACGCTGCACGCGTATCAGGCGCTCGATTTCGACGATCTGATCCTGCGCCCCGCGCAGCTTTTCGCGCAGAACGAGCAGGTACGCGACAAGTGGCAGAACCGCCTGCGCTATTTGCTGATCGACGAATATCAGGACACCAACGCCTGTCAGTATGAATTGCTGAAGCAGCTCGCCGGCCCGCGCGCCGCGTTCACGGCGGTCGGCGACGACGATCAGGCGATCTACGGCTGGCGCGGCGCGACGCTCGAAAACCTCGCGCAGCTCGGCAAGGATTTTCCGAAGCTGCACGTGGTCAAGCTGGAGCAGAACTATCGCTCGACGGTGCGGATTCTGACGGCGGCGAACAACGTCATCGCGAACAATCCGAAGCTGTTCGAGAAGAAGCTGTGGTCCGAGCACGGCATGGGCGACACGATCACCGTCACCGGCTGCAACGACGAGGAGCACGAGGCCGAGTCTGTGGTATTCCGGCTGTCGGCGCACAAGTTCGAGCGGCGCACGCAGTTTCGCGACTACGCGATTCTCTATCGCGGAAACTTCCAGGCGCGTATCTTCGAACAGGTCTTGAGGCGCGAGCGCATTCCCTATGTGCTGTCGGGCGGGCAGTCGTTCTTCGACAAGGCCGAGATCAAGGACCTCATCGCGTATCTGCGTCTGATCGCGAATCCCGACGACGATCCCGCGTTCATCCGCGCGATCACGACGCCGCGGCGGGGCGTCGGCAACACGACGCTCGAAGCGCTCGGCGCGTTCGCGGGCGCGGCGAAGGTGTCGCTGTTCGAGGCGGTGTTCATGGGCGGTATCGAGGCACGGCTGTCGGCGCGGCAGGTCGAGCCGCTGCGCACGTTCTGCGAGTGGATTCGCCGTCTGTCGGACCGCGCCGCGCGCGATCCCGCGACCGAAGTGCTCGACGACATGATGGAAGCCATCCACTACGAGGCGTATCTCTACGACGCGTACGACGAACGCCAGGCGCAATCGAAATGGCAGAACGTGCTCGAATTTCTCGAATGGCTCAAGCGCAAGGGCACGAAGCCGGAAGCCGCGCCCGGAACGGAGCAGACCGGCTACGACACCGCCGACGGTTTCGCCGATGAAGGCAAGAACCTGCTCGGCCTGATCCAGACTGTCGCGCTGATGTCGATGCTCGAAGGCAAGGACGAAGATCCGGATGCGGTGCGGCTGTCGACGGTGCATGCGTCGAAGGGGCTGGAGTATCCGCACGTGTTTCTGGTGGGCGTCGAGGAAGGCATCATGCCGCATCGCGGCGGCTCGGACGATGACGCGCCCATCGACGATGCGCGCATCGAGGAAGAGCGGCGGCTGATGTATGTCGCGATCACGCGGGCGCAGCGCAGCCTGCATCTGAACTGGTGCAAGAAACGAAAGCGCGCGCGGGAGACGGTGGTGTGCGAGCCGTCGCGTTTCATCCCGGAGATGCTGCTCGACGACGCGCCGCCGCCGACGGCCGAGGAAAAGCCGCTTTCGCCGAAGGACCGCATGGCGATGCTCAAGGCGATGTTGCAGAAGAGCTGA